From the Oxobacter pfennigii genome, one window contains:
- a CDS encoding M28 family peptidase translates to MLTSEEKALLNQVNFEETVLLLNKFKDLNRQSGSEDEKRASYYISERLNNYGIKNQILWPEIYLSTPRNAELKIIGCNINIHAKTPSYSMSTDGKWIDGELIYASSYRPPYAWGEFEYKLKFQGDPVGKIVICEGIPSPDKIRDIIGNGGIAAIFIQPGENIHEGICTTTWGTPELDDYENMTRIPAVSINNPDGKLLISKLEEKKIRAAVRTSLEEGWKKCPLVLAKIDGYKEPEKFVLLHSHLDSWYKGIGDNALGNASTLEIARILNNSRDKLKRSVWIAWWPGHSTGRYAGSTWFADNYAMELYDNCIAHLNCESTGCINADSYEDIMWTEDVDDFCKELVLEVTGIKSEWARPIRAGDYSFNNIGITSYFMASSTISKKKREELGYYKVYGSGGNLEWHTELDDLKLVDENNFIRDTRLYLAGVYRMVNADILPIDCLKMLDSIQKHANEYQLSCGEEFDLSPLFEEIQILKALMKDFYSKIKKCPDDDEIKAVICDTILRVERKLIRISYTKREEFKHDPAAMVPPLPEIAPVLKIQKLSQNKRKFLITQLLRSRNRVIHTLKECQLFIKKTVF, encoded by the coding sequence ATGCTTACATCTGAAGAAAAAGCATTACTTAACCAAGTAAATTTTGAAGAAACGGTTCTCCTGTTGAATAAATTCAAGGATTTAAACAGGCAATCAGGGAGTGAGGATGAAAAAAGAGCATCTTATTATATATCCGAAAGACTGAATAACTACGGTATAAAAAATCAGATATTATGGCCGGAAATATACTTAAGCACACCTAGGAATGCAGAGCTAAAAATTATTGGATGCAATATAAATATCCATGCAAAAACCCCCTCATACTCAATGTCCACCGATGGAAAATGGATAGACGGGGAGCTTATATATGCATCTAGCTACCGCCCGCCCTATGCATGGGGGGAATTCGAGTACAAGTTAAAGTTTCAAGGAGATCCTGTTGGGAAAATAGTCATTTGCGAAGGAATACCTTCCCCGGACAAAATAAGAGATATCATAGGCAATGGAGGAATAGCCGCTATTTTTATTCAACCTGGTGAAAATATACATGAAGGTATATGCACCACCACCTGGGGTACTCCCGAACTTGACGATTATGAAAATATGACCAGAATACCGGCAGTATCAATAAACAATCCTGACGGAAAGCTTTTAATTTCCAAGCTGGAAGAAAAAAAGATAAGAGCCGCAGTCCGGACATCATTAGAAGAGGGATGGAAAAAGTGCCCGCTGGTCTTGGCGAAAATAGACGGGTACAAGGAGCCTGAAAAGTTTGTACTGCTTCACAGCCATTTGGATTCCTGGTATAAGGGCATAGGTGATAATGCTTTAGGAAATGCCAGCACCCTCGAAATTGCCAGGATTCTTAACAACAGCCGTGATAAGCTTAAAAGAAGCGTGTGGATTGCCTGGTGGCCGGGGCATTCTACCGGAAGATATGCAGGCTCAACCTGGTTTGCCGACAATTATGCAATGGAGCTTTACGATAACTGTATAGCACATTTGAATTGTGAATCAACAGGATGTATCAATGCGGATTCCTATGAGGATATAATGTGGACTGAAGACGTGGATGATTTTTGCAAAGAGCTTGTACTGGAGGTTACAGGCATAAAATCAGAGTGGGCAAGACCCATAAGGGCAGGAGATTATTCTTTTAACAATATCGGAATAACATCTTACTTTATGGCAAGTTCAACCATAAGCAAAAAGAAAAGGGAAGAACTCGGGTACTATAAGGTATACGGAAGCGGCGGAAATCTTGAGTGGCATACGGAGCTGGATGATTTAAAACTTGTGGATGAAAATAACTTTATAAGAGATACGAGGTTGTATCTTGCGGGAGTATACAGAATGGTAAATGCAGATATTCTGCCCATTGACTGTTTAAAAATGCTGGACTCCATACAAAAACATGCTAACGAATATCAGCTATCCTGCGGTGAGGAATTTGACCTTTCACCCCTGTTTGAGGAGATTCAAATATTAAAGGCATTGATGAAAGATTTCTATAGCAAAATAAAAAAATGCCCGGATGACGATGAAATAAAGGCAGTTATTTGTGATACCATACTGAGGGTGGAAAGGAAGCTCATAAGGATAAGCTATACCAAAAGGGAAGAATTCAAGCATGACCCGGCAGCTATGGTACCCCCTCTTCCTGAAATAGCACCGGTACTAAAAATTCAGAAATTGAGTCAAAATAAAAGAAAGTTTTTGATAACACAGCTTTTAAGAAGCAGAAACAGAGTAATCCATACATTAAAAGAGTGTCAATTATTTATCAAAAAAACAGTATTCTGA
- a CDS encoding flavocytochrome c has product MKKVQRYLALLLAALMVISFTGGCGNKQDVKTDAPESSALFKPGTYTGEGEGIHGNIQVEVTVDENKITAVKIIKHDETPGVSDAAIKKIPEDIVKYQSIAIDTVAGATVSSNGIIAAVTQALQKSGADITKLQKKPDKDDVASGEAIEKEADVVIIGGGGAGLSAAVSAHQNGAKKILVLEKMPKVGGNTIISGAAYNAVDPKRQKAQGIEDSVEKHYTQTYEGGDKLGKPELVRTLVENAYPGIEWLESMGMKFQDEVFTVLGALWPRSHKPVDPLGTGYIKTYMEYIEKNSGSIEIMLDTKATEIIMENGRAVGVKATGIDGEVVARANNGVIIATGGFGANVEMRDKYNKIWPSLTNIKTTNHPGATGDGYIMAEKVGANLIGMEQIQLLPMGDPETGSLSGNIEQGVENRIFVNKDGNRFVDEGARRDVMTKALFEQRDAYMWVILDKHSYPTGDTKNNFNETIDELVNKGRAYKADTLEELAKEISVNPENLVKAVEEFNKNVETKSADEFGRTLYKDKIDTAPFYAGARVPTVHHTMGGIEINTNGQVLDKSGNIIPGLYAAGETTGGIHGANRLGGNALVDTVVFGRIAGKNAATIK; this is encoded by the coding sequence ATGAAGAAAGTCCAAAGATATCTTGCCCTATTGTTAGCTGCATTAATGGTTATTTCCTTTACCGGAGGCTGCGGCAATAAACAAGATGTAAAGACAGATGCACCTGAAAGTTCAGCTTTATTTAAACCAGGTACATATACAGGTGAAGGAGAAGGAATTCACGGGAATATACAGGTAGAAGTTACCGTAGATGAAAATAAAATAACAGCAGTAAAAATCATAAAACATGATGAGACACCCGGAGTAAGCGATGCAGCTATTAAAAAAATACCTGAAGATATAGTAAAATATCAGAGCATAGCCATAGATACGGTGGCCGGCGCTACAGTATCAAGTAATGGAATAATAGCAGCTGTTACTCAGGCTTTGCAAAAATCGGGCGCAGACATTACAAAATTACAGAAAAAGCCGGATAAAGACGATGTTGCTTCGGGTGAGGCTATAGAAAAAGAAGCCGATGTTGTTATAATCGGAGGCGGCGGAGCAGGACTTTCAGCGGCGGTATCAGCACATCAAAACGGAGCAAAGAAGATACTTGTCTTAGAGAAAATGCCTAAAGTAGGCGGAAATACCATAATATCAGGGGCAGCATACAATGCCGTTGACCCCAAAAGGCAAAAGGCTCAGGGCATAGAAGATTCCGTTGAAAAACATTATACCCAGACTTATGAAGGCGGAGATAAGCTTGGTAAACCTGAGCTTGTAAGAACTCTTGTCGAGAATGCATATCCTGGCATAGAATGGCTTGAAAGCATGGGGATGAAATTTCAGGATGAAGTTTTTACAGTCTTGGGAGCTTTATGGCCAAGATCCCATAAACCTGTTGACCCGCTGGGAACCGGTTATATAAAAACCTATATGGAATATATAGAAAAAAACAGCGGAAGTATAGAAATTATGCTGGATACTAAAGCTACGGAAATCATTATGGAAAATGGAAGAGCTGTAGGAGTTAAGGCAACAGGTATTGACGGAGAAGTAGTTGCCAGGGCAAATAACGGAGTAATTATTGCCACCGGCGGCTTCGGGGCTAATGTTGAAATGCGTGATAAATATAACAAAATATGGCCTTCCCTTACAAATATTAAAACCACCAATCATCCGGGGGCTACAGGCGACGGATATATAATGGCTGAAAAGGTAGGGGCAAACCTTATTGGCATGGAGCAAATACAGCTTTTACCTATGGGAGATCCTGAGACGGGAAGCTTAAGCGGAAATATTGAGCAGGGCGTTGAAAACCGTATTTTCGTAAATAAAGACGGCAACAGATTTGTTGATGAAGGCGCCCGCAGGGATGTTATGACAAAAGCCCTTTTTGAGCAAAGAGATGCCTATATGTGGGTAATACTTGATAAGCATTCCTATCCTACAGGGGATACAAAGAATAATTTCAACGAGACCATAGATGAGCTTGTCAACAAGGGAAGAGCATATAAGGCCGATACCCTTGAAGAACTTGCAAAGGAAATAAGTGTAAATCCTGAAAACCTTGTAAAGGCAGTAGAAGAGTTTAATAAAAATGTTGAAACTAAGAGCGCCGATGAATTCGGAAGAACGTTATATAAAGATAAGATAGATACAGCACCATTTTATGCCGGTGCCCGCGTACCTACAGTTCACCATACCATGGGCGGAATAGAAATTAATACTAACGGGCAGGTATTGGATAAGAGCGGCAATATAATCCCCGGACTTTATGCTGCAGGTGAAACCACAGGTGGCATACATGGAGCCAACCGTTTAGGCGGTAATGCGTTAGTGGACACCGTAGTATTTGGAAGGATTGCAGGCAAGAATGCCGCAACAATTAAATAA
- a CDS encoding sigma-54 interaction domain-containing protein: MSNSRIAIVSADERISRNYKNQLEGLFDKEMEIILLKLEEDPEKFLGFDLILAASTAIFDEVKKKAPLNAKIINVIRNINTLELHKVFNIESGNTALVVSNYLFAAIETVELLTEVGLNHIKYIPYCPDIVIEQSVMDTVDLAITAGAVDFVPPQVKRVVDLGIKVIDISTIMEIIISLGLPFERVNLFSVRYMKEFIALNSRISDLKSKLVAVLDASSNGIMALDEEGNLTFKNNNIEKYLPCGKVINEGDNIYKYIKNRQMIDFIKRYDSRESEIFKIDNKDIMVNKNYLKSGDKINGAVLSFSHVSEIQDMEKEIRRKLNTKGNVAKYDFADIIGLSKNIKTVTDMAKKAAKTNLSVLLLGENGTGKELYAQAMHKNSLRKEGPFVAVNFAALPESLIESELFGYEEGAFTGAKKGGKPGLFELAHMGTIFLDEIGDAPLSLQARLLRVIQEKEVLRVGGISPIPVDVRIIAATNSNLKRLIHDNLFRRDLYYRINTITIRIPPLRERKEDIPSIIRYYMNMYNSDKIFTDRAINKLLEHNWPGNVRELENMINYVVKIVDGAIVDIDDLPVDIYEDYEEANKVQQERQNEADDVSINKGDVRMYSLILNELENAEKSYVRASRTYIVERLAQKDIPITDNILRRILKELEELGLISIGSTKQGTRITPKGKTSLRKMIGILNDDETD; the protein is encoded by the coding sequence ATGTCAAACAGCAGGATTGCTATAGTGTCAGCCGACGAGAGAATAAGCAGGAATTATAAAAACCAGCTGGAAGGTTTGTTTGATAAAGAAATGGAAATAATCCTTTTAAAACTTGAGGAAGACCCGGAAAAATTCTTAGGTTTTGATCTTATACTTGCAGCCAGTACAGCTATTTTTGATGAAGTCAAAAAGAAGGCTCCCCTAAATGCAAAAATAATCAATGTAATAAGAAATATCAATACATTGGAACTTCACAAAGTATTTAATATAGAATCAGGAAATACGGCCCTTGTGGTCAGCAATTATTTGTTTGCAGCCATAGAAACCGTTGAACTTTTAACCGAGGTAGGGCTTAACCATATAAAATATATTCCTTATTGTCCGGATATAGTAATAGAACAATCAGTTATGGATACAGTTGACCTGGCTATAACAGCCGGAGCGGTTGATTTTGTTCCTCCTCAGGTAAAAAGAGTGGTGGATTTGGGCATAAAAGTCATTGATATATCCACCATTATGGAAATAATTATAAGCCTGGGGCTCCCCTTTGAGAGGGTGAATCTTTTTTCTGTAAGGTACATGAAGGAATTCATTGCATTAAACAGCAGGATAAGCGATTTAAAATCAAAGCTGGTGGCTGTTTTAGACGCCTCTTCCAATGGTATAATGGCCCTTGATGAGGAGGGCAATTTAACATTCAAAAATAATAATATTGAAAAATATCTGCCCTGCGGCAAGGTGATAAACGAAGGCGATAATATATACAAGTATATAAAAAACAGGCAGATGATAGATTTTATAAAAAGATATGACAGCAGGGAAAGTGAAATATTCAAAATAGACAATAAGGATATAATGGTAAATAAAAATTATCTTAAAAGCGGCGATAAAATTAACGGTGCAGTATTAAGCTTCAGCCACGTTTCTGAAATTCAGGATATGGAAAAAGAGATAAGAAGAAAGCTTAACACCAAAGGGAATGTGGCAAAATACGATTTTGCCGATATCATAGGTTTAAGCAAAAATATAAAAACCGTTACGGATATGGCAAAGAAAGCAGCAAAGACAAACCTTTCAGTGCTGTTATTAGGTGAAAACGGCACAGGAAAAGAGCTTTATGCCCAGGCAATGCATAAAAATTCACTAAGAAAGGAAGGCCCCTTTGTGGCTGTCAACTTTGCAGCCCTTCCCGAAAGCCTCATAGAAAGTGAGCTTTTTGGTTATGAAGAAGGAGCTTTTACAGGGGCAAAAAAAGGCGGTAAGCCGGGGTTGTTTGAGCTTGCCCATATGGGTACAATATTTTTAGACGAAATAGGAGACGCTCCTTTAAGCCTGCAAGCAAGGCTTTTACGCGTCATACAGGAAAAAGAAGTTTTAAGAGTGGGCGGGATAAGCCCCATACCTGTTGATGTAAGGATAATAGCTGCAACAAACAGCAATTTAAAAAGGCTTATTCATGATAATTTATTCAGGAGAGATCTTTATTATCGTATTAATACAATAACCATAAGAATACCTCCTTTAAGAGAAAGAAAAGAGGATATCCCTTCAATAATCAGATATTATATGAACATGTACAATTCGGACAAAATCTTTACCGACAGGGCTATAAATAAACTTTTAGAGCATAACTGGCCGGGAAATGTAAGAGAGCTTGAAAACATGATTAATTATGTTGTTAAAATTGTAGACGGAGCCATCGTTGATATAGATGATCTTCCTGTAGACATTTACGAGGATTATGAAGAGGCAAACAAAGTTCAGCAGGAAAGACAAAATGAAGCTGATGATGTTTCTATAAATAAAGGCGATGTCAGGATGTATTCTCTTATATTAAATGAGCTCGAAAATGCTGAGAAATCATATGTAAGAGCAAGCCGAACGTATATTGTGGAAAGATTGGCTCAAAAAGACATTCCCATTACAGACAATATCTTAAGAAGAATATTAAAGGAATTAGAAGAACTTGGGCTTATATCTATAGGCAGCACAAAGCAGGGTACCAGAATAACCCCTAAGGGTAAAACTTCATTAAGGAAAATGATTGGTATTTTAAACGACGATGAAACAGATTAA
- a CDS encoding TetR/AcrR family transcriptional regulator — protein sequence MSNKKLNKRQIQAQNTRDKIYNTAVEMMEKKGLNNITVEEICQKSGVSVGSFYNCFKSKNDILNEVYKLADDYFLNTVSPDLAKINGSYDKVIQFFKYYAEYNVNRGFDFVKQLYFVPNTLFITKGRPMQTVLKNIVEEGQRLREIGSSMPSEEIVEYFFIAARGVVYDWVLHGGSYNLSNFMESYIKRMVKTLD from the coding sequence ATGTCAAATAAAAAACTTAACAAAAGGCAGATACAGGCTCAAAATACCAGGGATAAAATATATAATACAGCTGTTGAAATGATGGAAAAAAAAGGACTTAACAATATTACTGTTGAAGAGATATGCCAAAAATCCGGAGTATCGGTAGGATCTTTTTATAATTGCTTCAAATCTAAAAATGACATACTCAATGAAGTATATAAGTTAGCTGACGATTACTTTTTAAATACAGTCTCTCCTGACTTAGCTAAAATAAACGGCTCTTACGATAAGGTAATTCAATTTTTCAAATATTATGCGGAATACAATGTCAACAGAGGCTTTGATTTTGTAAAACAGCTTTATTTTGTGCCAAATACTTTGTTTATTACAAAAGGAAGACCAATGCAGACTGTCTTAAAAAATATTGTTGAAGAGGGTCAAAGATTGAGAGAGATAGGCTCTTCCATGCCTTCAGAAGAAATCGTAGAGTATTTTTTTATAGCTGCCAGAGGAGTAGTATACGACTGGGTTTTGCATGGGGGAAGTTACAATTTAAGTAATTTTATGGAGAGTTATATCAAACGCATGGTTAAAACACTGGACTGA
- a CDS encoding nitroreductase family protein, whose protein sequence is MEFMKAIEERMSIRSFKDKDVDDKLIEKILYCGNCAPSGGNLQPWEFIIIKNQKTKRKIVDATFIGNDFDGLKHQEWMMSAPVFIVVCADVERSRARYGKKAEESLIYLDCSACIENMLLAIVDLGLASCFVSGYREKELIKALSLPVDIRPLAILPIGHADIIPQKRKKKEVSAFIHYEDFGNKGL, encoded by the coding sequence ATGGAATTTATGAAAGCCATAGAAGAGAGGATGAGCATAAGATCCTTTAAAGACAAAGATGTTGATGACAAGTTGATAGAAAAAATATTATACTGCGGGAATTGCGCACCTAGTGGAGGGAATCTGCAGCCTTGGGAATTTATAATCATAAAAAATCAGAAAACAAAAAGAAAGATAGTTGATGCAACCTTTATAGGCAACGATTTTGACGGATTAAAACATCAGGAATGGATGATGAGCGCTCCTGTTTTTATTGTGGTATGCGCAGATGTAGAAAGGAGCAGGGCGCGTTACGGCAAAAAAGCAGAGGAGAGTCTTATATATCTGGATTGTTCAGCCTGCATTGAAAATATGCTTTTAGCCATAGTGGATTTAGGCTTGGCCAGCTGTTTCGTAAGCGGATACAGGGAAAAAGAACTTATAAAAGCTCTTAGTCTTCCCGTGGATATAAGACCATTAGCAATCCTTCCCATAGGGCATGCCGATATAATTCCCCAAAAGAGAAAAAAGAAAGAGGTATCTGCCTTCATTCATTATGAGGATTTCGGTAACAAAGGATTATAA
- a CDS encoding dipeptidase, whose product MVMKKAYKGYKAYEYLEKGVDYKEFKMPKAIGRVPEYYVPLTDEQEKRLLEVVDKSIIISLHDHPVFFPEDMSQVFEYNREGRQIAAYEALSKSYLDVVFDNFMDGTCTIGSKAGWKWNDVLHDLGMRLCDLAHQDFVIRAEKVDDIIKAYKEGKIALVPTIEGAAMLENEVERVEILYGFGVRLMGITYSEANSLGSGLKEKNDGGLTALGYKVVERMNKVGMAIDCSHVGDKTTIDIINASTKPVIISHCGSRDLWNSRRLKPDDLLKACADKGGVIGIEAAPHTTLTLKNREHTIDSFMEHFEHLVDVIGIDHLAFGPDTLYGDHVGLHHAFASNLSIKSSHEGTADFEEVEYVKGLENPTEASINIVRWLVKHNYSDEDIAKVLGGNIIRALKDNWY is encoded by the coding sequence ATGGTAATGAAAAAAGCCTATAAAGGATATAAAGCCTATGAATATTTGGAAAAGGGCGTAGATTATAAGGAATTCAAAATGCCAAAAGCAATAGGAAGGGTGCCTGAGTACTATGTGCCTCTCACAGATGAGCAAGAAAAGAGACTGCTTGAGGTAGTTGATAAAAGCATAATAATCTCCCTTCATGATCATCCGGTATTTTTTCCTGAGGATATGAGCCAAGTATTTGAATATAACAGAGAAGGAAGACAGATTGCAGCTTATGAGGCATTGTCAAAATCCTACCTGGACGTGGTTTTTGATAACTTTATGGATGGTACATGCACCATAGGTTCAAAGGCAGGCTGGAAATGGAATGACGTCCTTCATGATTTGGGTATGAGATTATGCGATCTCGCTCATCAGGATTTTGTCATCCGTGCCGAAAAAGTAGATGATATAATAAAAGCCTATAAAGAAGGTAAAATTGCACTGGTTCCTACCATAGAAGGTGCTGCAATGCTGGAAAATGAAGTAGAGCGTGTAGAAATACTTTACGGTTTTGGAGTAAGGCTTATGGGTATAACTTACAGTGAAGCTAACTCCCTTGGCTCAGGCCTTAAGGAAAAAAATGACGGCGGACTGACTGCCCTTGGGTATAAGGTTGTTGAGAGAATGAACAAGGTGGGTATGGCCATTGACTGCTCCCATGTGGGAGATAAAACAACAATTGACATTATAAATGCCAGCACAAAACCTGTAATTATATCTCACTGCGGCTCCAGGGATTTGTGGAACAGCAGGAGATTAAAACCCGATGATCTTTTAAAAGCCTGCGCTGATAAAGGAGGAGTAATAGGAATAGAAGCTGCCCCCCACACCACCCTCACACTAAAAAACAGGGAACACACAATTGATTCCTTTATGGAGCATTTTGAACATCTTGTCGATGTAATTGGAATTGATCATTTAGCCTTCGGACCGGATACATTGTACGGAGACCATGTGGGATTGCATCATGCCTTTGCCAGCAACCTTTCAATAAAGAGCTCCCATGAAGGTACGGCGGATTTTGAAGAGGTGGAATATGTAAAGGGTCTCGAGAATCCGACAGAGGCATCAATAAATATTGTAAGGTGGCTTGTTAAGCATAATTATTCCGATGAGGACATAGCCAAAGTATTAGGCGGAAACATTATAAGGGCACTGAAAGACAACTGGTATTAA